From one Paenibacillus terrae HPL-003 genomic stretch:
- a CDS encoding ABC transporter substrate-binding protein, translating to MKRTFIKSVIMASSLVLLLAGCGQGASSSTTSEQNNKQGPVQIEFWYGNSGVIGDTIKDLTEQFNQSQNEVKVNAVFQESTNNIGKKLLTAIVGNSVPDVVQLNARFWPSFAYNKALLPLDSYIQNDPEFKYNDFVDSFVDDTLIEGKTYTLPFNRSTPILFYNKDIAKEIGLDPEHPVTTWDDMMAAAKKATVVKDGKTERFGYASLLPPLYYYSLMWSNGGDILSPDQKDVVIDQAPAIQGLEMYQKMIYDDKTMMQPMGGNRDGDQEMINFQNGKVAFLLASTGDLNQVQQNVKFKLGVNFVPKFKEYAVPTTSGGNLAIVAKAPKEKQDAAWKFMKFLTDKQQTIYFAEHTGYMPIRKSAVDAPEMAKFYKENPFFKITIDQLPYGKGIPVVPNFEKIETEIQNALGRTYAENVPAQQSMKEAADKIRELLKK from the coding sequence TTGAAACGTACATTCATTAAAAGTGTTATCATGGCGTCAAGTTTGGTTTTGTTGCTTGCAGGTTGTGGGCAAGGAGCTTCGTCTTCCACCACATCAGAGCAAAATAACAAGCAGGGTCCGGTACAAATTGAGTTTTGGTATGGCAATAGCGGCGTGATCGGGGATACCATCAAAGATTTGACCGAACAATTTAATCAATCGCAAAATGAAGTGAAGGTCAATGCGGTATTCCAGGAAAGTACGAATAATATCGGCAAGAAATTATTGACGGCAATTGTGGGTAATTCTGTACCGGATGTTGTTCAGTTAAATGCGAGATTCTGGCCGTCCTTTGCTTACAATAAAGCATTGCTGCCGCTTGACTCTTATATTCAGAATGATCCGGAGTTTAAGTACAACGATTTTGTGGACAGCTTTGTAGACGACACTTTAATCGAAGGAAAGACATACACCCTTCCCTTCAACCGGAGTACTCCGATCTTGTTCTACAATAAAGATATTGCGAAGGAGATCGGGCTTGATCCAGAGCATCCGGTAACCACTTGGGATGATATGATGGCCGCCGCGAAGAAAGCGACCGTCGTCAAGGATGGGAAGACAGAACGATTCGGCTACGCGTCATTGCTGCCTCCCCTCTACTACTACTCGTTGATGTGGTCCAATGGGGGAGATATTCTTAGCCCGGATCAAAAGGATGTTGTGATCGACCAAGCGCCGGCGATTCAAGGTCTGGAAATGTACCAGAAAATGATATATGACGATAAAACCATGATGCAGCCTATGGGCGGGAATAGAGACGGCGATCAGGAAATGATCAATTTCCAAAACGGCAAGGTAGCTTTCCTGCTGGCCTCAACAGGAGACCTGAACCAGGTCCAACAGAATGTCAAGTTTAAGCTTGGCGTCAATTTTGTGCCAAAGTTTAAAGAATATGCGGTTCCTACAACCTCTGGGGGAAATCTCGCCATTGTGGCGAAGGCACCGAAGGAAAAGCAAGATGCAGCCTGGAAGTTCATGAAGTTCCTTACCGATAAGCAGCAAACCATTTATTTTGCTGAGCATACCGGATATATGCCGATTCGCAAATCTGCCGTTGATGCGCCTGAAATGGCGAAGTTTTATAAAGAAAATCCTTTCTTCAAAATCACTATCGATCAACTTCCTTATGGTAAGGGAATCCCGGTGGTGCCTAACTTCGAAAAGATTGAGACTGAAATCCAAAATGCGCTCGGAAGAACCTATGCCGAAAATGTTCCGGCCCAACAATCAATGAAGGAAGCTGCCGACAAGATACGTGAGCTGTTGAAGAAATAG
- a CDS encoding carbohydrate ABC transporter permease: protein MYVFPPTLFPEVFHWENYVEIWKMAPLARYLFNSLFTASITIVVQLLLIIPAAYAFARLRFKGSGFLFLLVLATMMIPDQVTFIPNFLTIKQLGWVDTYMGLIAPFTVKAFGIFMLRQAFMQVPKELEEAAILDGCGHTRIMRHLMMPLSGAAVVTYILLSFIWNYNELFWPLIVTNNENLRTVQLGLSRFMEEGGGGSGGTQWNLVMAAATVIISPLAVLFISMQKFIVKGVATTGLK, encoded by the coding sequence GTGTACGTGTTTCCTCCTACGTTGTTCCCGGAAGTGTTCCACTGGGAAAACTACGTGGAAATATGGAAAATGGCTCCGCTGGCCCGGTATCTATTCAATAGCCTATTCACAGCAAGCATCACTATCGTGGTGCAACTGCTGCTGATCATCCCGGCTGCTTATGCCTTTGCCAGACTGCGTTTTAAGGGAAGCGGTTTTCTGTTTCTCTTGGTTCTCGCTACCATGATGATTCCGGACCAAGTTACGTTTATCCCTAATTTTTTGACGATCAAACAATTAGGGTGGGTGGATACGTATATGGGCTTGATCGCGCCATTCACCGTAAAGGCCTTTGGCATATTTATGCTGCGGCAAGCCTTTATGCAAGTACCAAAAGAGCTTGAGGAAGCGGCCATTCTCGATGGCTGCGGACACACCAGAATCATGCGCCATCTCATGATGCCATTATCGGGAGCTGCTGTTGTGACGTATATCTTGTTGTCCTTTATCTGGAATTATAATGAACTGTTTTGGCCGCTCATTGTAACCAACAATGAAAATTTGCGGACAGTTCAGTTAGGACTGTCGCGATTTATGGAAGAAGGCGGCGGAGGGAGCGGAGGAACGCAGTGGAATCTGGTCATGGCCGCTGCTACAGTTATTATCTCTCCATTAGCCGTATTATTCATTTCCATGCAGAAGTTTATTGTCAAAGGCGTGGCCACTACGGGGTTAAAGTAA
- a CDS encoding carbohydrate ABC transporter permease: MSGQTVKNKTSIAKWVYTNLTAYVLVFPAIILLVVFHLYPMGMTFFLSLTDWNLITPDFNWIFAGNYSRMFTSSEFWSVVGNTFIFGIFSVGFTVLLATVLAVVLDEKLRGVRWFRSVVFLPYITPMAAIGTLWVWMYNQNFGLINWVLDFFSIPPAPWLAKPGWAMAALIITKVWKVVGYYMVILLAGKQNIAESLYEAAKMDGAGRLQVFTRITLPLLSPYILFVVIVALIGAFEDFDLLFTMTRGGPAESTNMIIYYIYQNAFEFFDIGYASAASSVLFVILMLITFIQMKVSKRWVHY; encoded by the coding sequence TTGAGCGGGCAAACGGTGAAAAACAAAACAAGCATAGCCAAATGGGTGTATACGAATTTAACGGCTTATGTATTGGTTTTTCCAGCCATTATTCTTCTTGTTGTATTTCATCTGTATCCGATGGGTATGACCTTTTTTCTGAGCCTGACGGACTGGAATCTGATTACCCCTGATTTTAATTGGATTTTCGCAGGCAATTATTCGCGGATGTTTACCTCGTCCGAATTTTGGAGTGTCGTTGGAAACACGTTTATATTTGGAATTTTCTCAGTCGGCTTTACGGTCTTGCTGGCTACTGTACTGGCTGTTGTACTGGACGAAAAACTGCGAGGAGTCAGGTGGTTTCGGTCGGTCGTATTTTTGCCCTACATTACGCCTATGGCGGCTATAGGAACCCTATGGGTATGGATGTACAACCAGAATTTTGGTCTGATCAACTGGGTGCTCGATTTCTTCTCTATTCCTCCCGCTCCTTGGCTGGCAAAGCCGGGGTGGGCCATGGCTGCGCTAATCATTACGAAAGTATGGAAGGTAGTCGGCTACTACATGGTGATTCTTCTGGCCGGCAAGCAAAATATAGCGGAATCCCTGTATGAAGCGGCCAAGATGGATGGAGCGGGAAGGCTGCAGGTGTTTACCCGGATTACGCTGCCGCTGCTCTCTCCTTATATCTTGTTTGTTGTGATCGTCGCGTTAATTGGCGCTTTTGAAGATTTCGATCTGCTGTTTACGATGACCCGTGGCGGACCGGCAGAAAGCACGAATATGATCATTTATTACATTTACCAGAATGCCTTTGAATTTTTTGATATCGGCTATGCTTCCGCAGCATCATCGGTGCTTTTTGTGATCCTTATGCTCATCACATTCATCCAGATGAAAGTCTCCAAAAGGTGGGTGCACTATTAA
- a CDS encoding pyridoxal phosphate-dependent aminotransferase encodes MNYQLSHRARTLNPYIGAELRDKVETLRRSGRKLIALNVGEPDFPTPVHIAHAGVEAIIKGVTKYTPVQGTHDVRQAVCDKLKRDNDLSYSPEEVVITTGAKQAVANALLSICNEGDEVLLPIPCWGSYPEMIAYAGAVPVFVETEPEQDFQLNVERLASKITSKTRAILLTNPNNPTGAVLDRETLYAIGMIAVRHDLYIIADEIYEYLNYGEKVPSIAALSEEIKARTITINGLSKAYAMTGWRIGYACGPLPVIRVMTVIQSYTTSNPSSIGQYAAIAALKDEGDSVNEMTKSFDERRQYLIREIQSIRGLSCPNARGAFYLMVDVSRYFGSVYEEGTIADSKDFAEYLLDQVGVVVTPGDMFQAPQFVRLSYATSLAQLQEAVALIRAALSLLKMRAENLK; translated from the coding sequence TTGAATTATCAACTGAGTCATCGTGCCCGCACGCTAAATCCTTATATCGGAGCGGAATTAAGAGATAAAGTCGAAACACTTCGCCGATCAGGCCGCAAGCTTATCGCGCTTAACGTGGGGGAACCGGATTTTCCCACACCGGTCCATATTGCTCATGCAGGTGTAGAAGCGATTATCAAAGGCGTAACGAAGTATACCCCCGTGCAGGGGACACATGATGTTCGGCAGGCTGTCTGTGACAAACTCAAGAGAGATAACGATCTTAGTTATAGCCCGGAGGAGGTGGTCATCACCACTGGAGCTAAGCAAGCCGTGGCGAATGCGTTGCTCTCGATTTGCAACGAGGGCGACGAAGTTCTTTTACCGATTCCCTGCTGGGGGAGTTACCCGGAAATGATCGCCTACGCAGGGGCGGTTCCTGTGTTTGTTGAAACCGAACCGGAGCAAGACTTTCAGCTAAACGTGGAGCGGCTTGCCAGTAAAATAACTTCCAAGACGCGGGCTATTTTGCTGACAAATCCCAATAATCCGACCGGAGCGGTGCTTGATCGAGAAACGTTGTATGCCATCGGCATGATCGCTGTTCGTCATGATCTTTACATTATTGCGGATGAAATCTATGAATATCTGAATTATGGTGAGAAAGTTCCCTCGATCGCGGCTTTAAGCGAGGAAATTAAAGCACGGACGATTACGATCAACGGGTTATCCAAGGCGTATGCCATGACGGGCTGGCGAATCGGTTACGCCTGCGGCCCATTGCCCGTGATTCGCGTCATGACGGTCATTCAAAGCTACACCACCTCCAATCCAAGTTCGATCGGTCAATATGCAGCTATTGCGGCGCTCAAAGATGAGGGGGATTCGGTCAATGAAATGACAAAATCTTTTGATGAACGAAGGCAATATCTGATTCGTGAAATTCAATCAATTCGGGGATTGTCATGCCCCAATGCGAGAGGTGCTTTTTACTTGATGGTGGATGTGTCCCGTTACTTTGGTTCAGTTTATGAGGAGGGGACGATTGCTGATAGCAAGGACTTTGCCGAATATTTGCTGGATCAAGTGGGTGTCGTCGTAACGCCGGGGGACATGTTTCAGGCTCCCCAATTTGTTCGGCTTTCCTATGCTACATCCCTGGCACAATTGCAGGAGGCTGTTGCCTTGATCAGGGCGGCATTGTCTCTATTGAAAATGAGAGCGGAGAATCTGAAATGA
- a CDS encoding DeoR/GlpR family DNA-binding transcription regulator has translation MHSSYSEVEKRRKEILQELEERDKVYVKELAEKFGVTTETIRRDLDKLESLNKLKKIFGGAIKTSHQKLEWIYNDRESINLEVKRKLAAEAANWVEDNDIIFLQAGSTIAQMPSFLRDKKELTVVSNSVPIIFEFAQYKRNGEFDGRVIQIGGELQVSSMGMSGVLAQDMLRDISVNKAFFSCGGFTPENISTFQSESAIMMKSLLAQSQKKVLVADASKMGVKHLYKVTSLLEVDMIITDTDLPEEWKSHTELSSLQWVSI, from the coding sequence ATGCATTCTTCTTATAGCGAAGTGGAGAAAAGAAGGAAAGAGATATTACAGGAATTAGAGGAACGCGACAAAGTTTATGTAAAAGAGCTCGCCGAAAAATTCGGCGTGACAACTGAGACCATTCGGCGAGACCTGGACAAGCTGGAGAGTCTGAACAAATTAAAAAAAATATTTGGCGGAGCGATCAAAACGAGCCATCAAAAGCTGGAATGGATATATAACGATCGAGAGTCGATCAATCTGGAGGTCAAAAGAAAATTGGCTGCAGAGGCAGCCAATTGGGTAGAGGACAATGATATTATATTCCTCCAGGCAGGGAGCACCATCGCCCAAATGCCGTCTTTCTTAAGAGACAAAAAGGAGCTTACGGTGGTCAGCAATTCCGTTCCGATCATTTTTGAATTCGCTCAATATAAGCGAAATGGGGAATTTGATGGTCGAGTGATTCAGATTGGCGGAGAGCTTCAAGTTTCTTCGATGGGAATGTCGGGCGTGCTTGCTCAAGACATGCTAAGGGACATTTCCGTCAACAAAGCTTTTTTTTCCTGCGGGGGTTTTACGCCTGAAAATATCAGTACGTTTCAAAGCGAGAGCGCGATAATGATGAAAAGCTTATTGGCCCAAAGCCAAAAGAAAGTGCTGGTAGCAGATGCTTCAAAAATGGGAGTCAAGCATCTGTATAAAGTAACTTCCCTGCTTGAAGTGGACATGATTATTACGGATACGGACTTGCCTGAAGAATGGAAATCACACACCGAATTGTCCTCATTACAATGGGTTTCTATTTAA
- a CDS encoding GerAB/ArcD/ProY family transporter, which translates to MMEKGKISAAQLGLLFYSVAAYDGILYIPKITGKDAGHDLWLSPIWAHLPGLLFVLAMLRLSHMFQKETIIQYSERLLGPWLGKVAGLAVILYGIILTSVILREYGDFISAVFLRKTPPLILISGMVLLVSYAVRGGVEVLGRLAQLYLPLTFLVFGLLVILSITEWDINNILPIMGKGIIPSVKGAIIPLSWFSGYMMLGIYSPFVSNQRKMKAYVLLTWLCLMVTLSVSGLVSVFLFGKHVSTLNYPFIEVVRYIKIGEFFQHVDALLLIVWLPGTFIQLTTYLYTAALGTSQLLGLKQYRHLVFPLGLLTLVMSMWRTPSVDEFEIYLGTSQVILDFSYIALGLLLFLTAWIRKRVNRL; encoded by the coding sequence ATGATGGAGAAAGGAAAGATTTCCGCAGCGCAGCTAGGTCTTCTTTTTTATTCGGTTGCTGCCTACGACGGAATCCTGTATATTCCAAAAATAACGGGAAAGGATGCTGGGCATGATTTGTGGTTATCACCAATTTGGGCTCATCTGCCCGGTTTGCTATTCGTTCTTGCGATGCTCCGCCTCAGTCACATGTTTCAGAAGGAAACCATAATCCAGTACAGTGAGCGGCTGCTTGGACCTTGGTTGGGCAAAGTCGCGGGGCTTGCCGTCATATTATACGGAATTATTCTGACTTCCGTTATATTGAGGGAATACGGTGACTTTATTTCGGCCGTCTTTTTACGAAAAACTCCCCCACTTATCCTCATTAGCGGTATGGTCTTGCTTGTATCCTACGCCGTCAGAGGTGGTGTGGAGGTTTTAGGAAGGCTTGCACAACTGTACCTTCCGCTTACATTCTTGGTGTTCGGACTGTTGGTCATCTTGTCGATTACTGAATGGGACATAAACAATATCTTACCTATTATGGGCAAAGGGATCATTCCTTCTGTTAAGGGGGCCATCATTCCGTTAAGTTGGTTCTCTGGATATATGATGCTTGGAATATATTCCCCGTTCGTGTCAAATCAGAGGAAAATGAAAGCGTACGTATTATTAACCTGGCTTTGTCTCATGGTTACATTGTCTGTCTCTGGGCTCGTATCTGTTTTTCTTTTCGGCAAGCATGTCAGCACATTGAATTATCCGTTTATTGAAGTTGTTCGGTACATAAAAATAGGGGAATTTTTCCAACATGTCGACGCTTTGTTACTGATCGTTTGGCTCCCCGGCACGTTCATTCAGTTAACCACCTATCTGTACACGGCAGCATTGGGAACAAGTCAATTACTTGGACTTAAACAATATCGCCATCTTGTGTTTCCATTAGGCTTGCTTACGCTAGTAATGAGTATGTGGAGAACCCCTAGCGTTGACGAATTCGAAATATATTTGGGAACGAGCCAAGTCATATTAGATTTTTCCTACATTGCTCTTGGTCTTCTCCTTTTCTTAACGGCATGGATTCGAAAGCGTGTAAACCGGCTGTAG
- a CDS encoding Ger(x)C family spore germination protein — translation MTASVLLFSTGCWDRNEVNDLAIVTTAGLDQKKDGEIELSLEIVIPKEGGGATQQNNSKSKTSGSTLIWSASGATIAEAASDLQRKLSRAVYWGQLEMLVVGESLSRSQLREQLDYLARDSNIRLRVQPFVCKDTARAFLTSASPLERTKADFLGGESKWIFRRSITLNRLVQNLGNISKDAVVPYVDTTQDGKESVPYVKGYAVFSRNHMVGLIQGESFSGMKWILKEMEGDVETVKLEWPPSSLLSLGVLSSSTRLVPKLEGEIPHMDFFIEAEMSVVQNTTHFKTSDSKFIRDIEHAAADKIRRKVETTIKQAQGMGADIFGFGEAINRRNPREWQHLEKRWKRIYPSVQANVMVKVKIQQIGMNNEPVGDS, via the coding sequence ATGACGGCATCCGTTTTGCTATTTTCAACGGGTTGTTGGGACAGAAACGAAGTAAATGATCTGGCGATTGTGACTACAGCCGGTTTGGACCAGAAGAAAGATGGGGAGATTGAATTATCTCTAGAGATTGTCATTCCTAAGGAGGGAGGGGGTGCGACACAACAGAATAACAGTAAATCTAAAACTAGCGGTTCGACTTTGATTTGGTCCGCTTCGGGGGCAACGATAGCGGAAGCTGCCTCCGATCTACAGCGAAAGCTGTCCCGCGCCGTCTACTGGGGGCAACTTGAAATGTTGGTTGTAGGAGAATCGTTATCTCGCAGCCAGTTACGGGAACAGTTGGATTATCTCGCTCGCGACAGTAATATTCGCCTTCGGGTTCAACCATTCGTCTGCAAGGATACAGCACGTGCTTTTCTCACTTCCGCCTCCCCGCTCGAACGGACCAAAGCGGATTTTCTGGGCGGTGAATCCAAATGGATCTTTCGCAGATCGATAACCCTAAACCGTCTCGTACAGAACCTCGGCAATATTTCAAAAGATGCGGTAGTTCCTTATGTCGACACTACACAAGACGGAAAGGAAAGCGTCCCATATGTGAAAGGTTATGCAGTCTTCTCCCGTAACCATATGGTCGGATTGATTCAAGGGGAGTCATTCTCGGGGATGAAATGGATCTTGAAAGAGATGGAAGGGGATGTTGAGACGGTGAAGTTGGAATGGCCCCCCTCTTCGTTACTATCGTTAGGAGTCCTTTCTTCCAGCACTCGACTTGTTCCAAAACTTGAGGGAGAAATACCGCATATGGACTTTTTTATCGAAGCCGAGATGAGCGTCGTTCAAAATACGACTCACTTTAAAACTTCGGATTCGAAATTTATTCGCGATATTGAACATGCAGCTGCCGACAAAATCCGACGAAAAGTAGAGACAACAATTAAGCAAGCCCAAGGGATGGGGGCCGATATTTTCGGCTTCGGCGAAGCGATCAACCGCCGAAATCCTCGGGAATGGCAACATTTAGAAAAGCGTTGGAAACGAATATATCCTTCGGTTCAAGCCAATGTGATGGTTAAGGTAAAGATCCAACAAATCGGGATGAACAATGAGCCCGTCGGCGATTCTTGA
- a CDS encoding spore germination protein codes for MQKDRTALVTELDPNVEALKGVLGKADDVSFRSFLIGGTIRAELVNIQSMSDRQEIDNNVLKPLMQSRDVVCSDLQSVKMRLLSVNSVDEAATVEECAKQLIQGNSILLIDGCTSALLLGVAQWDKRNIEEPQTETSLRGPREGFTESISTNLSLLRRRIQSIKLQVKSHRIGSYTGTEICIAYIDGLAKPSLLHEVQSRLERIDIDSVLETGYIEELTEDNPYSPFPQQQFTERVDVVVASLLEGRVVLLVDGTPDVLIVPATLATLLQAADDYYNRSVYSSFLRFLRYWTLILSMILPAVYVAILNFHHEMVPGKLLVSIASAREEIPFPTFLEVMMMQLAFEVLREAGLRLPRQIGSAVTIVGALVVGEAAVSAGLVSAPIVIIIAFTGIAGFTAPHYSLEFAIRLLRLPLIILGGTLGLLGVMFGIIAITTHLCMLRSYGVPFLSPFAPFVPNEMMDTAIRAPRWKMTSRPGFAKLQNRHRLARGQKPGSGRGGGD; via the coding sequence GTGCAAAAAGATCGCACTGCTCTGGTTACTGAGTTAGACCCCAATGTAGAGGCTCTCAAAGGAGTACTAGGTAAAGCCGATGACGTTTCGTTTCGCTCGTTTTTGATCGGTGGAACGATCAGGGCTGAACTCGTCAATATACAGAGCATGTCAGATAGGCAGGAGATCGACAATAACGTCCTGAAGCCTCTCATGCAATCGAGGGACGTAGTATGCAGCGATTTGCAATCTGTTAAAATGCGCCTCCTATCCGTAAATTCTGTCGATGAGGCTGCGACCGTTGAGGAATGTGCTAAGCAATTGATCCAAGGAAATTCCATTCTTCTAATTGACGGTTGTACCAGTGCTTTACTACTAGGAGTCGCTCAATGGGACAAGCGTAATATAGAAGAACCTCAGACTGAGACATCGTTGCGGGGGCCACGTGAAGGCTTTACCGAATCGATTTCGACCAATCTTTCGCTGTTGCGACGAAGAATTCAGAGCATAAAGCTGCAAGTAAAATCGCACAGAATTGGCAGCTATACGGGGACTGAAATCTGTATTGCTTATATTGACGGTTTGGCTAAACCTTCCTTATTACATGAGGTGCAAAGCAGGCTTGAGCGTATCGATATCGACAGCGTACTGGAGACCGGGTACATAGAAGAACTAACAGAAGACAATCCATACTCGCCGTTTCCACAGCAGCAGTTTACGGAACGGGTTGATGTTGTGGTAGCGAGCTTGCTCGAAGGCCGTGTCGTTCTGTTGGTCGACGGCACGCCTGATGTGCTCATCGTTCCCGCGACGTTGGCTACGCTTCTGCAAGCAGCAGACGATTATTACAACCGATCAGTGTACTCCAGCTTCTTGCGTTTTTTGCGGTACTGGACGCTTATCTTATCCATGATACTTCCGGCAGTGTACGTCGCGATTTTGAATTTTCATCATGAAATGGTGCCAGGCAAGCTGTTGGTCAGTATTGCCTCAGCACGTGAGGAAATTCCGTTCCCGACTTTCTTAGAAGTAATGATGATGCAACTCGCGTTCGAGGTGCTGCGTGAAGCCGGTCTCCGTCTTCCAAGGCAAATCGGTTCGGCTGTTACGATCGTCGGTGCGTTAGTCGTAGGAGAAGCCGCTGTCTCGGCCGGGCTCGTGTCGGCACCGATCGTTATTATTATTGCGTTCACAGGCATTGCGGGATTTACAGCTCCCCACTATTCTCTAGAGTTCGCCATTCGTCTATTGAGGCTGCCGCTCATTATTCTTGGTGGGACGCTAGGGTTGCTTGGTGTGATGTTTGGTATTATTGCGATAACGACGCATTTGTGTATGCTTCGTTCTTACGGCGTCCCATTCTTATCTCCTTTTGCACCTTTTGTCCCAAATGAAATGATGGATACCGCCATTCGGGCTCCACGATGGAAAATGACAAGCCGTCCCGGTTTTGCAAAATTACAGAACCGCCATCGACTTGCTCGGGGGCAGAAACCGGGCTCAGGCAGGGGAGGCGGGGACTGA
- a CDS encoding ABC transporter substrate-binding protein, which yields MKKSIIILTLVALAVSLAGCGSKTTSAELPDSKIEVTKDTPSWKNDKAKADLDWYINFDWFAQTWGNDVATKYITEDTGVNITYSSGSDDKLNTMMASGDLPDIITLEGTDPFVKEAEKFAIPLDELAKKYDPYFLDKAAKPGTLKFFTRDDGHIYGYPNSSNTNSDYEKGGIYGNEAFLVRKDIYEQLGKPDMTTPEGFISALEAAQKLAVKDETGKTVIPLGIPNFQKGNFDPNGIFNKTLADFIGVPVLTKDGKYYDRYTDADFQKWLKVIVDARQKGLTDRDMITMTKDDKNARLTNGSYFVYFSSDLNGEPDPLSMWTKEHPDKEYIAVNGPSSTIGNKTALPGTSIEGWTQTFITKNAKDPQKAMELVTYLVSEYGNNVMDFGREGETYTIKDGKPVLNPDLLELKQTDPASFEKKVGLTTHLWLQDSALLSRQMGISQFPKALQQPKKWTQDHVVPQFELASLDVYLSKESSRNKEKIDQNWSQTLAKILDAKSDSEIDQAMNEFIQYRKANGYDKLLEERNNQIAANKKKLE from the coding sequence ATGAAGAAATCGATCATCATTCTGACTTTGGTGGCATTGGCAGTGTCTTTGGCCGGCTGCGGCAGCAAGACTACAAGCGCAGAATTGCCGGACTCGAAGATTGAAGTGACCAAAGATACGCCGAGCTGGAAGAACGACAAGGCAAAGGCTGACCTTGACTGGTACATTAATTTCGATTGGTTCGCCCAGACCTGGGGCAATGATGTGGCTACCAAGTATATTACGGAGGATACCGGAGTAAACATCACTTACTCAAGCGGCAGCGACGACAAGCTGAATACCATGATGGCCTCCGGAGATTTGCCGGACATCATTACTCTGGAGGGAACCGACCCTTTTGTTAAGGAAGCCGAAAAATTCGCGATTCCGCTGGATGAGCTGGCCAAGAAGTATGACCCCTATTTTCTGGATAAAGCGGCCAAGCCGGGAACGCTCAAGTTCTTCACACGGGACGACGGCCATATTTACGGGTATCCTAACTCCTCAAATACGAATTCGGATTATGAGAAGGGCGGCATTTATGGCAACGAGGCATTTCTGGTTCGGAAGGATATTTATGAACAGCTCGGCAAGCCTGATATGACCACGCCGGAAGGATTTATTTCGGCATTGGAAGCCGCGCAGAAGCTGGCTGTGAAGGATGAAACGGGAAAAACGGTTATTCCGCTGGGGATACCTAATTTCCAAAAAGGAAACTTTGATCCGAACGGAATTTTCAATAAAACGCTGGCCGATTTTATCGGGGTCCCTGTGTTGACGAAAGACGGTAAATATTATGACCGTTATACAGATGCAGATTTTCAGAAATGGCTTAAAGTGATCGTCGATGCCCGGCAGAAAGGGCTGACAGACCGGGACATGATTACGATGACCAAAGACGACAAGAATGCGCGACTAACGAATGGCAGCTACTTCGTTTATTTCTCTTCTGACCTGAATGGTGAGCCGGATCCGTTGTCCATGTGGACGAAGGAGCACCCAGACAAAGAGTACATTGCCGTTAACGGGCCATCTTCTACGATAGGAAATAAAACCGCATTGCCGGGCACTTCCATTGAAGGCTGGACACAGACCTTTATTACCAAGAATGCCAAGGATCCGCAAAAGGCGATGGAATTGGTAACTTATCTGGTCAGCGAGTACGGCAACAACGTAATGGACTTTGGACGCGAAGGCGAAACCTACACCATCAAGGACGGAAAGCCTGTCTTGAATCCAGATCTGTTGGAGCTCAAGCAGACCGATCCTGCCAGCTTCGAGAAGAAGGTTGGCTTGACAACTCATCTGTGGCTGCAGGATAGCGCTCTGCTCTCCCGGCAAATGGGAATTTCTCAGTTCCCGAAGGCTCTGCAGCAGCCTAAGAAATGGACTCAAGATCACGTGGTGCCACAATTCGAATTAGCGAGTCTGGATGTATATTTATCTAAAGAATCTTCCAGAAATAAGGAGAAGATCGATCAGAACTGGTCGCAGACGCTCGCCAAGATCTTGGATGCCAAATCGGATAGCGAAATCGATCAGGCGATGAATGAATTTATCCAATATCGAAAGGCCAATGGCTATGATAAATTGTTGGAGGAGAGAAATAATCAAATCGCAGCTAATAAGAAGAAGCTGGAGTAA